One segment of Streptomyces sp. YIM 121038 DNA contains the following:
- a CDS encoding acyl-CoA dehydrogenase family protein, producing MTDVPTVSPAPDVPVPPPSQAFPQFSLGPEQTARRDRLRELAETRLRPLAEKGEPGRVNRPLTEALGELGLLDGLFTAGALDLCLTRESLARGCTEAETAYALQGLGAYPVHAYGSARLRERWLPGAREGRAVAAFALSEPGAGSDAAALALRAEPEPGTAGAWRLTGEKAWISNAPEADFYTVFARTTPDAGARGVTAFLVPADRPGLSGTPLAMLSPHPIGTLAFDGVRVTADDLLGEADRGFGVAMATLNRFRPSVGAFAVGMAQAALDATLAHTARRDAFGGKLKDLQAVSHQVAEMATRTEAARLLVYAAAAAHDREEPGIAGRAAMAKLFATETAQYVVDTAVQLHGARALQHGHLLEHLYREVRAPRIYEGASEVQRAVIAKQLYASAPAPALALAPEETA from the coding sequence ATGACCGACGTGCCGACTGTGTCACCTGCACCGGATGTGCCGGTTCCACCGCCTTCGCAGGCGTTTCCGCAATTTTCGCTCGGCCCGGAGCAGACCGCTCGGCGTGACCGGCTGCGGGAGCTCGCCGAGACCCGGCTCCGCCCCCTCGCCGAGAAGGGCGAGCCGGGGCGCGTGAACCGACCGCTCACCGAGGCCCTCGGCGAACTCGGCCTGCTCGACGGGCTGTTCACCGCCGGGGCCCTCGACCTGTGCCTGACCCGGGAGTCGCTCGCCCGTGGCTGCACGGAGGCCGAGACCGCGTACGCCCTCCAGGGCCTGGGCGCCTACCCCGTGCACGCCTACGGCTCGGCGCGGCTGCGCGAGCGCTGGCTGCCCGGCGCGCGCGAGGGCCGCGCCGTCGCCGCCTTCGCCCTGTCCGAGCCGGGCGCGGGCTCCGACGCCGCGGCCCTCGCGCTGCGCGCCGAGCCCGAGCCCGGCACGGCCGGAGCCTGGCGCCTGACCGGCGAGAAGGCCTGGATCTCCAACGCGCCCGAGGCCGACTTCTACACCGTCTTCGCCCGCACCACGCCCGACGCGGGCGCCCGCGGCGTGACCGCCTTCCTGGTGCCCGCCGACCGTCCGGGCCTGAGCGGCACCCCGCTCGCGATGCTCTCCCCGCACCCCATCGGCACCCTCGCCTTCGACGGCGTCCGCGTGACCGCGGACGACCTCCTGGGCGAGGCCGACCGGGGCTTCGGCGTCGCCATGGCGACCCTCAACCGCTTCCGCCCGAGCGTCGGCGCCTTCGCGGTCGGCATGGCCCAGGCAGCGCTCGACGCGACCCTCGCGCACACCGCGCGGCGGGACGCCTTCGGCGGCAAGCTGAAGGACCTCCAGGCGGTGTCCCACCAGGTCGCGGAGATGGCCACGCGCACGGAGGCCGCGCGGCTCCTGGTGTACGCGGCCGCCGCGGCGCACGACCGCGAGGAGCCCGGCATCGCGGGCCGCGCGGCGATGGCGAAGCTCTTCGCCACGGAGACCGCCCAGTACGTCGTCGACACCGCCGTCCAGCTGCACGGGGCCCGCGCCCTCCAGCACGGGCACCTGCTCGAACACCTCTACCGTGAGGTGCGGGCGCCGCGCATCTACGAGGGTGCGAGCGAGGTCCAGCGCGCCGTCATCGCCAAGCAGTTGTACGCGTCCGCCCCCGCCCCCGCCCTCGCCCTCGCCCCGGAGGAGACCGCGTGA
- a CDS encoding RidA family protein, whose protein sequence is MSLDRLNPAGLSPATGFSHAVVATGGRVVFLAGQTALDADGKVTGATLPEQFEQALGNLLAALRAAGGTPADLARVTVYATDVADYRAHARELGAVWKRLAGRDYPAMAVIGAVRLWDEECLVELDGFAVLP, encoded by the coding sequence GTGAGCCTCGACCGTCTGAACCCCGCCGGCCTCTCCCCGGCCACCGGCTTCAGCCACGCCGTCGTGGCGACCGGCGGCCGCGTCGTCTTCCTCGCCGGGCAGACGGCCCTGGACGCCGACGGCAAGGTCACCGGGGCCACGCTGCCCGAGCAGTTCGAGCAGGCCCTCGGCAACCTCCTCGCCGCCCTGCGCGCGGCGGGCGGCACCCCCGCGGACCTCGCCCGCGTCACCGTCTACGCCACGGACGTCGCCGACTACCGCGCGCACGCCCGTGAACTGGGTGCCGTCTGGAAGCGCTTGGCGGGCCGCGACTATCCCGCCATGGCGGTCATCGGCGCGGTCCGCCTCTGGGACGAGGAGTGCCTCGTGGAACTGGACGGCTTCGCGGTGCTGCCCTGA